From one Rosa rugosa chromosome 4, drRosRugo1.1, whole genome shotgun sequence genomic stretch:
- the LOC133745750 gene encoding uncharacterized protein LOC133745750 isoform X2 — translation MGLRMLAGSTEEDEDEAQIQTISEMMAILGKGFDGVGEAFLASGAELHREFEDLSKEYAALEEMRNLELLVVESEYRELDEKHRVAHLEMIKVSKKFAALERKYKFELLKTFEAKEKCAGLEVKIESEVREKQRAEEKCREVEKKHAFEVSENAKLQKNHAFLWDNYQFERMERLRIEERCNAVEQKHELEVSEKRGVEEKYAELEERYELERLDRLNVEHEYKVLDEKHQLLVEEKRKVEKECAELEGKNEILVLEKLNAEDECKVLEAKKGLEVEGRRKVEKEYAELWERHKLDLLEKVRIEIMYKELEQKHHKVEEEYKELGEKVKNEEEYCKEVAEKYPFEVMEKQKVEEKYNALVEKYRVDMLEILKEYSELQEKLQFQQQENLKIKRKCEVLEEKIEFERLLRAQESEEREEKVKSDKKYAALQEKYEFEMLENLKIQNEYKELVENHRLEILAKINAENELEECKARLEGLKEQQTVANERYERLLEEVKKGRKAEDKEVIFECRRGNNNFKSQNTMHKEMFELQASGLDKLMDAKSLDSRNKEKSFDHVTDLEDVPDSMPARAVSPRNGGLQSSEKKRMGFKRKRDSSPNTSSIDCGDNLEQDTIPTTEMKHHQKLSRCGSLANYFSETFASSAVSDYGKQNKSASHAHIILGLTIEKARGTQKSPIESPAMASNNAPIDCDSDDSSTSIFSSDDSEDEDGIQSMLSAIV, via the exons ATGGGCCTCAGAATGTTGGCTGGGAGCACCGAGGAAGATGAAGACGAAGCCCAGATACAGACCATTTCCGAGATGATGGCGATCCTGGGGAAGGGCTTCGATGGAGTCGGAGAGGCTTTCTTAGCCTCCGGAGCGGAGCTTCACCGAGAGTTTGAGGATCTGAGCAAAGAGTACGCAGCGCTCGAAGAAATGCGCAATCTTGAGCTGCTGGTAGTGGAGAGCGAGTACAGAGAACTCGACGAGAAGCACCGAGTCGCTCATCTGGAGATGATTAAGGTCTCGAAGAAGTTTGCAGCGCTGGAGAGGAAGTACAAATTCGAGTTGCTGAAAACTTTTGAGGCCAAGGAGAAGTGCGCAGGGCTTGAGGTGAAGATCGAATCGGAGGTCCGGGAGAAGCAAAGAGCGGAGGAGAAGTGTAGAGAGGTCGAGAAGAAACACGCATTCGAGGTTTCGGAGAATGCGAAACTGCAGAAGAATCATGCGTTTCTCTGGGACAATTACCAATTCGAGAGGATGGAGAGGCTCAGGATTGAGGAGAGGTGCAATGCAGTGGAGCAGAAGCACGAGTTGGAGGTTTCGGAGAAGCGAGGAGTTGAGGAGAAGTATGCAGAGTTGGAGGAGAGGTATGAATTGGAGCGGCTGGATAGGCTTAATGTGGAGCATGAGTATAAAGTGCTTGATGAGAAACACCAGTTGTTGGTTGAAGAGAAGCGAAAAGTCGAGAAGGAGTGTGCAGAGTTGGAGGGAAAGAATGAGATACTGGTGCTGGAGAAGCTCAATGCTGAGGATGAGTGTAAAGTGCTTGAAGCAAAGAAGGGGTTAGAGGTTGAAGGAAGGCGAAAAGTCGAGAAGGAGTATGCAGAGCTATGGGAAAGGCACAAATTGGATCTGCTGGAAAAGGTCAGGATTGAGATAATGTACAAAGAACTAGAGCAAAAACACCACAAAGTTGAGGAGGAGTATAAAGAACTTGGTGAAAAGGTTAAAAATGAGGAGGAGTACTGTAAAGAAGTTGCTGAAAAGTACCCGTTTGAGGTTATGGAAAAGCAAAAAGTTGAGGAGAAGTATAACGCTTTGGTGGAGAAATACAGAGTTGATATGCTGGAAATCCTGAAGGAATATAGTGAACTTCAGGAAAAGCTCCAGTTTCAGCAGCAGGAAAATCTCAAAATTAAGAGGAAGTGTGAAGTGCTCGAGGAAAAGATAGAATTTGAGCGGCTGCTCAGAGCTCAGGAGTCGGAAGAAAGAGAGGAAAAGGTCAAGTCTGATAAAAAATATGCAGCTCTTCAGGAAAAGTATGAATTTGAGATGCTGGAAAACCTTAAAATTCAGAATGAGTATAAGGAACTTGTAGAAAACCACCGATTGGAGATACTTGCAAAGATCAATGCTGAAAACGAGCTTGAGGAATGCAAGGCCCGACTCGAGGGATTGAAGGAACAGCAAACTGTTGCCAATGAGAGGTATGAGAGGCTTCTGGAGGAGGTGAAGAAGGGAAGGAAAGCCGAGGATAAAGAGGTGATTTTTGAATGCCGAAGGGGGAACAATAACTTCAAGAGCCAAAACACGATGCATAAGGAAATGTTTGAGCTACAGGCTTCAGGGTTGGATAAATTGATGGATGCGAAGAGTTTGGAttcaagaaacaaagaaaagagcTTTGACCATGTCACAGATTTAGAGGATGTCCCTGATTCTATGCCAGCAAGAGCGGTCTCTCCTCGAAATGGAGGTTTGCAATCTTCAG AAAAGAAGCGGATGGGGTTCAAAAGAAAACGAGATTCATCTCCAAATACTAGTAGCATTGACTGTGGTGACAATTTGGAACAGGATACTATTCCAACCACTGAGATGAAGCATCACCAGAAGCTAAGCCGCTGTGGCTCTCTGGCTAATTATTTCTCAGAAACGTTTGCTTCTTCTGCTGTTAGTGACtatggaaaacaaaataaatcagcAAGTCATGCGCACATAATCTTAGGATTAACCATAGAAAAAGCAAGGGGAACACAGAAGTCGCCTATTGAGTCTCCTGCAATGGCCAgtaataatgcgcctattgatTGTGATAGTGATGACAGTTCTACATCCATTTTCAGTTCTGATGACTCTGAGGATGAAGATGGAATTCAATCTATGTTGAGTGCTATAGTTTAA
- the LOC133745750 gene encoding uncharacterized protein LOC133745750 isoform X1, whose product MGLRMLAGSTEEDEDEAQIQTISEMMAILGKGFDGVGEAFLASGAELHREFEDLSKEYAALEEMRNLELLVVESEYRELDEKHRVAHLEMIKVSKKFAALERKYKFELLKTFEAKEKCAGLEVKIESEVREKQRAEEKCREVEKKHAFEVSENAKLQKNHAFLWDNYQFERMERLRIEERCNAVEQKHELEVSEKRGVEEKYAELEERYELERLDRLNVEHEYKVLDEKHQLLVEEKRKVEKECAELEGKNEILVLEKLNAEDECKVLEAKKGLEVEGRRKVEKEYAELWERHKLDLLEKVRIEIMYKELEQKHHKVEEEYKELGEKVKNEEEYCKEVAEKYPFEVMEKQKVEEKYNALVEKYRVDMLEILKEYSELQEKLQFQQQENLKIKRKCEVLEEKIEFERLLRAQESEEREEKVKSDKKYAALQEKYEFEMLENLKIQNEYKELVENHRLEILAKINAENELEECKARLEGLKEQQTVANERYERLLEEVKKGRKAEDKEVIFECRRGNNNFKSQNTMHKEMFELQASGLDKLMDAKSLDSRNKEKSFDHVTDLEDVPDSMPARAVSPRNGGLQSSGHCLLINDSDDDCALVEKKRMGFKRKRDSSPNTSSIDCGDNLEQDTIPTTEMKHHQKLSRCGSLANYFSETFASSAVSDYGKQNKSASHAHIILGLTIEKARGTQKSPIESPAMASNNAPIDCDSDDSSTSIFSSDDSEDEDGIQSMLSAIV is encoded by the exons ATGGGCCTCAGAATGTTGGCTGGGAGCACCGAGGAAGATGAAGACGAAGCCCAGATACAGACCATTTCCGAGATGATGGCGATCCTGGGGAAGGGCTTCGATGGAGTCGGAGAGGCTTTCTTAGCCTCCGGAGCGGAGCTTCACCGAGAGTTTGAGGATCTGAGCAAAGAGTACGCAGCGCTCGAAGAAATGCGCAATCTTGAGCTGCTGGTAGTGGAGAGCGAGTACAGAGAACTCGACGAGAAGCACCGAGTCGCTCATCTGGAGATGATTAAGGTCTCGAAGAAGTTTGCAGCGCTGGAGAGGAAGTACAAATTCGAGTTGCTGAAAACTTTTGAGGCCAAGGAGAAGTGCGCAGGGCTTGAGGTGAAGATCGAATCGGAGGTCCGGGAGAAGCAAAGAGCGGAGGAGAAGTGTAGAGAGGTCGAGAAGAAACACGCATTCGAGGTTTCGGAGAATGCGAAACTGCAGAAGAATCATGCGTTTCTCTGGGACAATTACCAATTCGAGAGGATGGAGAGGCTCAGGATTGAGGAGAGGTGCAATGCAGTGGAGCAGAAGCACGAGTTGGAGGTTTCGGAGAAGCGAGGAGTTGAGGAGAAGTATGCAGAGTTGGAGGAGAGGTATGAATTGGAGCGGCTGGATAGGCTTAATGTGGAGCATGAGTATAAAGTGCTTGATGAGAAACACCAGTTGTTGGTTGAAGAGAAGCGAAAAGTCGAGAAGGAGTGTGCAGAGTTGGAGGGAAAGAATGAGATACTGGTGCTGGAGAAGCTCAATGCTGAGGATGAGTGTAAAGTGCTTGAAGCAAAGAAGGGGTTAGAGGTTGAAGGAAGGCGAAAAGTCGAGAAGGAGTATGCAGAGCTATGGGAAAGGCACAAATTGGATCTGCTGGAAAAGGTCAGGATTGAGATAATGTACAAAGAACTAGAGCAAAAACACCACAAAGTTGAGGAGGAGTATAAAGAACTTGGTGAAAAGGTTAAAAATGAGGAGGAGTACTGTAAAGAAGTTGCTGAAAAGTACCCGTTTGAGGTTATGGAAAAGCAAAAAGTTGAGGAGAAGTATAACGCTTTGGTGGAGAAATACAGAGTTGATATGCTGGAAATCCTGAAGGAATATAGTGAACTTCAGGAAAAGCTCCAGTTTCAGCAGCAGGAAAATCTCAAAATTAAGAGGAAGTGTGAAGTGCTCGAGGAAAAGATAGAATTTGAGCGGCTGCTCAGAGCTCAGGAGTCGGAAGAAAGAGAGGAAAAGGTCAAGTCTGATAAAAAATATGCAGCTCTTCAGGAAAAGTATGAATTTGAGATGCTGGAAAACCTTAAAATTCAGAATGAGTATAAGGAACTTGTAGAAAACCACCGATTGGAGATACTTGCAAAGATCAATGCTGAAAACGAGCTTGAGGAATGCAAGGCCCGACTCGAGGGATTGAAGGAACAGCAAACTGTTGCCAATGAGAGGTATGAGAGGCTTCTGGAGGAGGTGAAGAAGGGAAGGAAAGCCGAGGATAAAGAGGTGATTTTTGAATGCCGAAGGGGGAACAATAACTTCAAGAGCCAAAACACGATGCATAAGGAAATGTTTGAGCTACAGGCTTCAGGGTTGGATAAATTGATGGATGCGAAGAGTTTGGAttcaagaaacaaagaaaagagcTTTGACCATGTCACAGATTTAGAGGATGTCCCTGATTCTATGCCAGCAAGAGCGGTCTCTCCTCGAAATGGAGGTTTGCAATCTTCAG GACATTGTCTTCTCATTAACGATAGCGATGATGATTGTGCTCTTGTAGAAAAGAAGCGGATGGGGTTCAAAAGAAAACGAGATTCATCTCCAAATACTAGTAGCATTGACTGTGGTGACAATTTGGAACAGGATACTATTCCAACCACTGAGATGAAGCATCACCAGAAGCTAAGCCGCTGTGGCTCTCTGGCTAATTATTTCTCAGAAACGTTTGCTTCTTCTGCTGTTAGTGACtatggaaaacaaaataaatcagcAAGTCATGCGCACATAATCTTAGGATTAACCATAGAAAAAGCAAGGGGAACACAGAAGTCGCCTATTGAGTCTCCTGCAATGGCCAgtaataatgcgcctattgatTGTGATAGTGATGACAGTTCTACATCCATTTTCAGTTCTGATGACTCTGAGGATGAAGATGGAATTCAATCTATGTTGAGTGCTATAGTTTAA
- the LOC133745957 gene encoding uncharacterized protein LOC133745957 translates to MLSSRSLNHHTQISRAPKSHCFPTSDQNRTSLEPSTAAGDEMAEDGSSIAAELDRAAEGLSTREAELLRQEIEQHKHEKAVLEEKHQFEILERLKVKDELHEYVAGDKEVISKLESRISRLEEGRISGKLSKERRRLGSRRSQRLANIEADQNREHESDEDVEEEVDSDGNGSTASEGPPPPPRRGRGRPRTKTNENLQVSGNKKQMKKIGRIKSVRKHKYRAPDHVQYRCNMLAFLKIMQKVRERLTKSHLELLQQTPFWPLISAFYNGMISENDCKKSESDINDIIQCYNSNSKCFEFGSRSASLTPEDISVILGLPQEGETLRVTGLFGVNRYTSDFVERYFKDEKRVKKTLVDDGLEKALQGKRETDREDVVRLIILELFITFLFCNAGSTIGWKLVRCCEELENMSRYSWAKAVADFLSSTLEKTSGQYGPYSTGGCVVVLLFWLCERSNLIQPVEGRETITPALIKWNIQELHLKLQRMKDFEELGRSFEGAKENQKRDGEDKEEDGNGTGENEETQEEDRREETETDRGGEESVSDDIVVPLEDELQAQMSRFRSSPILKRLSRDNENLRKRKATSLRDKVQYARVEVERAQGEVDRLAEKLERKKEKASRLKRKLKEEKKEKRKLEEENEILNAEKRSLLESVTKLVKTLDAERKAVRNIVKEKAEVIKENQQLKDQLNQGSCTAAKLGENTQTQVSPEQSYVTSFEIRKRALDLGLDNDKGCEKYRKLGDDKGERNS, encoded by the exons ATGCTATCATCTCGTTCACTCAATCACCACACTCAAATAAGCAGAGCACCAAAATCTCACTGCTTCCCCACTTCCGACCAAAACAGAACCTCACTGGAACCCAGCACGGCGGCCGGAGATGAGATGGCCGAGGACGGCAGTTCAATAGCTGCAGAGTTGGACCGAGCGGCAGAGGGATTGTCAACCAGAGAAGCGGAGCTGCTGAGGCAAGAGATTGAGCAACACAAGCACGAAAAGGCGGTGCTGGAGGAGAAGCACCAATTCGAGATTCTAGAGAGGCTGAAAGTGAAGGACGAGCTTCACGAGTATGTGGCGGGGGACAAGGAGGTAATTTCCAAGCTGGAGAGCCGCATTTCGCGGCTGGAGGAGGGAAGAATTTCCGGGAAATTGAGCAAGGAGAGGCGCCGCCTGGGATCGAGGAGGAGCCAGCGGCTGGCGAATATCGAAGCTGATCAAAATAGAGAGCATGAGTCTGATGAAGATGTAGAGGAGGAGGTTGATTCTGATGGAAATGGAAGCACGGCGAGTGAAggacctcctcctcctccacgtAGAGGTAGAGGTCGGCCGCGTactaaaacaaatgaaaatCTGCAAGTGTCAG GTAATAAAAAGCAGATGAAAAAGATAGGGAGGATAAAGAGTGTGAGGAAACACAAGTATAGAGCCCCAGATCATGTACAATACCGTTGTAATATGCTGGCATTCCTTAAAATAATGCAAAAAGTAAGAGAACGCTTGACTAAAAGCCACTTGGAGTTGCTACAGCAAACTCCGTTTTGGCCATTGATATCGGCATTTTACAATGGTATGATTTCTGAAAATGACTGCAAGAAATCGGAGAGTGACATCAACGACATCATCCAATGCTACAACTCAAACTCAAAGTGTTTTGAGTTTGGTAGCAGATCTGCGTCTTTAACGCCAGAGGACATCTCCGTGATTTTGGGGCTGCCACAAGAAGGTGAAACACTAAGGGTGACAGGGCTGTTTGGAGTCAACAGATACACGTCGGATTTTGTCGAAAGATATTTCAAGGATGAAAAGAGAGTTAAGAAAACATTGGTAGATGATGGTTTGGAGAAAGCGTTACAAGGGAAAAGAGAAACTGATAGAGAAGATGTTGTACGCCTTATTATACTAGAGTTATTCATCACATTCTTATTCTGCAATGCGGGTAGTACTATTGGATGGAAATTAGTCAGGTGCTGTGAAGAGTTAGAAAACATGTCAAGATATTCATGGGCAAAAGCAGTTGCTGACTTTCTAAGCAGCACATTGGAGAAAACGTCCGGGCAGTACGGGCCATATTCTACTGGCGGATGTGTGGTTGTCCTATTG TTTTGGTTGTGTGAGAGAAGTAATCTTATACAACCAGTTGAAGGAAGGGAGACAATTACACCAGCCCTAATAAAATGGAATATCCAGGAGCTACACTTGAAACTGCAACGAATGAAGGACTTTGAAGAACTTGGG CGGAGTTTTGAGGGGGCCAAGGAGAACCAGAAGAGAGATGGAGAAGACAAGGAGGAAGATGGAAATGGAACAGGAGAAAACGAAGAAACACAAGAAGAAGATAGAAGAGAAGAAACTGAAACAgatagaggaggagaagaaagtgTTTCTGATGACATAGTGGTTCCATTGGAAGACGAACTTCAAGCTCAAATGTCTCGCTTCCGCTCTTCCCCTATTTTGAAAAGGTTGAGCAGAGACAATGAGAACTTACgaaaaagaaaagcaacaaGTTTACGGGATAAGGTTCAATATGCGAGGGTGGAAGTTGAAAGAGCTCAAGGAGAAGTGGACAGGCTAGCTGAAAAATTGGAGAGGAAGAAGGAAAAAGCATCAAGATTAAAGAGAAaactaaaagaagaaaagaaggagaagagaaagcTGGAAGAGGAGAATGAAATCTTAAATGCTGAGAAGAGATCATTGCTTGAGTCTGTGACAAAGCTGGTGAAAACACTTGATGCTGAAAGGAAAGCAGTGAGAAACATAGTCAAAGAGAAAGCGGAGGTGATTAAAGAGAACCAACAACTTAAAGATCAGCTCAATCAAGGCAGCTGCACTGCAGCTAAATTGGGAGAAAACACACAAACTCAGGTCTCTCCGGAGCAGTCCTATGTGACAAGTTTTGAAATCCGAAAGAGGGCATTAGATCTAGGGCTTGATAATGACAAAGGGTGTGAGAAATATAGGAAATTGGGAGACGATAAAGGAGAGAGAAATAGTTGA
- the LOC133743655 gene encoding uncharacterized protein LOC133743655, with product MGSYKDADPALGYLTRKDTEVKLPRPTRVKNKTPAPVQITAEQILREARERQEAEIRPPKQKITDPSELADYRLRKRKEFEDLIRRVRWNVSVWIKYAQWEESQKDFKRARSVWERALEVDYRNHTLWLKYAEVEMKNKFINHARNVWDRAVQLLPRVDQLWYKYIHMEEMIGNVAGARQIFERWMTWMPDQQGWLSFIKFELRYNEVERARAIFERFVQCHPKVAAWIRFAKFEMKNGDVARARNVYERAVEKLADDEEAEQLFVAFAEFEERCKETERARCIYKFALDHIPKGRAEDLYKKFVSFEKQYGDREGIEDAIVGKRRFQYEDEVRKNPLNYDSWFDYIRLEESAGNKDRIREVYERAVANVPPAPEKRYWQRYIYLWINYALYEELDTGDVERTRDVYRECLKLIPHEKFSFAKIWLLAAQFEIRQLNLTGARQILGTAIGKAPKDKIFKKYIEIELQLANIDRCRKLYEKYLEWAPHNCYAWSKYAELEKSLGETERARALFELAISQLELDMPELLWKAYIDFELSEFEFERTRQLYERLLDRTKHLKVWISYAKFEASAMVGGNDEDSDLAEAPSEDDIIEEKKQCIERARRVFEKALNYFRTSAPELKEERGMLLEEWFNMEASFGDLGDISLVQSKLPKKLKKRRAIVTEDGPAGYEEYIDYLFPEESQTTNLKILEAAYKWKKQKVSSDED from the exons ATGGGCTCTTACAAGGACGCTGACCCAGCCCTAGGGTACCTAACCCGAAAGGATACGGAGGTCAAGCTACCACGGCCGACTAGGGTTAAGAATAAGACACCAGCCCCTGTTCAGATTACCGCCGAGCAAATCCTCCGGGAGGCTCGTGAGCGGCAGGAGGCGGAAATCCGGCCTCCCAAGCAGAAAATCACTGACCCATCTGAGCTTGCGGATTATCGTCTGCGAAAACGAAAGGAATTTGAGGATTTAATTCGGAGAGTGCGGTGGAATGTGAGTGTTTGGATCAAGTATGCGCAGTGGGAGGAGTCCCAGAAGGACTTCAAGCGTGCACGGTCTGTTTGGGAGCGTGCCCTTGAGGTGGATTATCGGAATCATACGCTATGGCTCAAGTATGCGGAGGTGGAGATGAAGAACAAGTTCATTAATCATGCTAGGAATGTGTGGGACCGTGCTGTTCAACTCTTGCCTAGAGTGGACCAGCTCTGGTACAAGTACATTCACATGGAGGAGATGATTGGGAATGTGGCTGGTGCTCGGCAAATTTTCGAGAGGTGGATGACTTGGATGCCGGACCAGCAAGGCTGGCTATCCTTCATCAAATTTGAGCTTCGGTATAATGAAGTTGAGCGTGCTAGAGCGATTTTCGAGCGGTTTGTACAATGTCATCCGAAAGTTGCAGCTTGGATTCGGTTTGccaaatttgagatgaagaatgGTGATGTTGCGAGGGCGAGGAATGTGTATGAGAGGGCAGTGGAGAAGTTAGCTGATGATGAGGAGGCCGAGCAGCTGTTTGTGGCTTTCGCTGAATTTGAAGAGCGGTGCAAAGAGACCGAGCGAGCTCGGTGTATCTATAAATTTGCACTGGATCACATACCCAAAGGAAGAGCTGAGGATTTGTATAAGAAGTTTGTATCTTTTGAGAAGCAATATGGCGATAGAGAAGGGATTGAGGATGCCATTGTGGGAAAGAGGAGGTTTCAGTATGAGGATGAGGTTAGGAAGAATCCTCTTAATTATGACTCTTGGTTTGATTATATAAGGCTGGAAGAGAGTGCAGGGAATAAGGACAGAATCAGAGAGGTTTATGAGCGAGCTGTTGCTAATGTTCCTCCTGCTCCTGAGAAGCGGTATTGGCAGCGATATATTTATCTGTG GATTAATTATGCACTTTACGAGGAACTTGATACTGGAGATGTGGAACGTACACGAGATGTCTATAG GGAGTGCCTTAAATTGATTCCTCATGAGAAATTTTCATTTGCAAAAATATGGCTTCTTGCTGCTCAGTTTGAGATACGGCAGCTAAATCTCACGGGTGCACGCCAGATTCTTGGTACTGCAATAGGCAAGGCACCAAAAGATAAG ATTTTCAAGAAGTATATTGAGATTGAGCTGCAACTTGCAAATATAGATCGTTGTCGGAAGTTATATGAAAAGTATCTAGAGTGGGCACCACACAATTGCTATGCATGGAGCAAGTATGCAGAGTTAGAGAAATCTTTGGGTGAGACAGAACGAGCAAGGGCCCTTTTTGAACTCGCCATCAGCCAATTAGAACTTGACATGCCTGAGTTGTTATGGAAG GCATACATCGACTTTGAACTGTCAGAATTTGAGTTTGAAAGAACCAGACAACTTTATGAGAGACTCCTAGACCGGACAAAACATCTAAAGGTGTGGATCAGTTATGCAAAATTTGAGGCATCTGCTATGGTCGGGGGAAATGACGAGGATTCAGATTTGGCAGAAGCTCCTTCCGAGGATGATATAATTGAAGAGAAGAAACAATGTATTGAGCGTGCTAGAA GGGTTTTTGAGAAAGCTCTTAACTATTTTAGAACTTCAGCACCtgaattgaaggaagaaagagGTATGTTGCTAGAAGAATGGTTTAATATGGAGGCTAGCTTTGGGGATCTGGGTGATATTAGCCTAGTTCAATCTAAGCTGCCAAAGAAACTGAAGAAGAGGAGGGCAATAGTAACCGAAGACGGTCCTGCAGG GTACGAGGAATACATTGATTACCTGTTCCCAGAAGAAAGTCAGACGACGAATCTCAAGATTTTGGAAGCTGCCTACAAGTGGAAGAAGCAAAAAGTTTCTTCTGATGAGGATTAG